A window of Desulfobacterales bacterium genomic DNA:
CTGGCGACGGCACCCAAAAGCAATAGCATATATGCCGCATTCGGCAAGGTCGCTGCGGCAGTAAAAAAAACAGGTTCATTGCCGGTTCCCTTGCATATCCGTAATGCGCCCACCCACTTGATGAAAGATCTGGGATACGGCAAGGATTATAAATATGCGCATAATTACCAAAATGCGATCGTGCCCCAGGAATATCTCCCAGAAAAACTCAAGGGGCAACGCTTCTATTTTCCGACCCAAAGAGGATTTGAAAGGAAAATAAAGGAAAGACTCGATCGCTGGCGTGAGTTACTGCAAAAAGCAAAGGCAAAAAAGGATCAGGGGGGTTAATGGTTTACCTTAAAGCGGTATTGGCCTGTCTTTTCCGTTTTGATTTGATCAGCCGTCCTGATAAACGAGCGCTCCAGCATGGTGATATTTCCTGCTGTGTCAAACAAAACAATCGAAGAGCAACGGGTCCCGTAATCCGGACTCGTGATGAACATTGGTGATAAGATTCGTTCCCACTCCAACCCCACACCGGTGTCTGGCAATTCAGCATCATCCGGTTGTGATCGATCGGCAAGGATTCTAAAAATTTTTTTGATATCTATTTCTTCTTCACCATTTAATTGGCCTTCAAGCATGGCTTTGCCCCTTTTAAGCTTAGGCCAGGGGGTGTCGATCAGATGGTTGCTGATCCCATAGAACCCGGGCTTCAGGTGCTGAACGCCACCAGAGCGATTTGAGGTGTAAAAGAGCCCGTTGGTATCACCGGCGATTAAATTAAATCCGTTATAGCGATGCCCGATTCCACCAACCTGATTCATATATTGCTGCGGGGGACTGTTGCCGATCAGATAATCACGAATTAGGATACCGCGCGAAGGCGCATTTTGCTTGATGGTGGCTGGATCTCTGTAGTTGGTGATGGCTGCAATTCGGCCGCTGCGGGTCACACCCAGCCAACTTCCGTTGCCTTTTAAATCGCGTCCGGCGAGCACATCGGGATAATCGATCCAATAATCCAAGGTTGCGGTCGGCCGGTCGTAAAATTCATCCCGGTTGGCCGCCAGCATCAGCCAATAATCTG
This region includes:
- a CDS encoding NRDE family protein translates to MCLILFSYQTHPDYWLMLAANRDEFYDRPTATLDYWIDYPDVLAGRDLKGNGSWLGVTRSGRIAAITNYRDPATIKQNAPSRGILIRDYLIGNSPPQQYMNQVGGIGHRYNGFNLIAGDTNGLFYTSNRSGGVQHLKPGFYGISNHLIDTPWPKLKRGKAMLEGQLNGEEEIDIKKIFRILADRSQPDDAELPDTGVGLEWERILSPMFITSPDYGTRCSSIVLFDTAGNITMLERSFIRTADQIKTEKTGQYRFKVNH